The following proteins come from a genomic window of Gossypium raimondii isolate GPD5lz chromosome 5, ASM2569854v1, whole genome shotgun sequence:
- the LOC105768730 gene encoding BURP domain protein RD22 isoform X2, whose translation MKVFSPILACLALAVVASHAALSPEQYWSYKLPNTPMPKAVKEILHPELMEEKSTSVNVGGGGVNVNTGKGKPGGDTHVNVGGKGVGVNTGKPGGGTHVNVGDPFNYLYAASETQIHEDPNVALFFLEKDMHPGATMSLHFTENTEKSAFLPYQTAQKIPFSSDKLPEIFNKFSVKPGSLKAEMMKNTITECEQPAIEGEEKYCATSLESMIDYSISKLGKVDQAVSTEVEKQTPMQKYTIAAGVQKMTDDKAVVCHKQNYAYAVFYCHKSETTRAYMVPLEGADGTKAKAVAVCHTDTSAWNPKHLAFQVLKVEPGTIPVCHFLPRDHIVWVPK comes from the exons ATGAAGGTTTTCTCCCCAATTCTTGCTTGCCTAGCG CTTGCTGTGGTGGCAAGTCATGCTGCTCTCTCACCCGAGCAATATTGGAGCTATAAGCTGCCAAATACTCCAATGCCAAAGGCTGTCAAAGAAATTCTACATCCAG AACTGATGGAGGAGAAAAGTACCTCTGTAAATGTAGGAGGTGGTGGTGTAAACGTCAATACAGGAAAAGGGAAGCCTGGGGGTGACACCCATGTGAACGTTGGAGGCAAAGGAGTTGGAGTGAACACGGGAAAGCCAGGGGGTGGCACTCATGTGAATGTTGGAGACCCTTTTAATTACCTATATGCAGCCAGTGAAACTCAAATCCATGAAGACCCGAATGTGGCTCTTTTCTTTCTGGAAAAGGATATGCACCCCGGGGCAACAATGAGCCTGCATTTCACTGAAAATACAGAGAAATCAGCTTTCTTACCTTATCAAACTGCCCAAAAAATACCGTTTTCATCTGACAAGTTGCCAGAAATTTTCAACAAGTTTTCAGTGAAACCTGGATCACTGAAGGCAGAGATGATGAAGAACACAATTACGGAGTGCGAACAGCCAGCGATTGAAGGAGAGGAAAAATATTGTGCAACCTCACTGGAGTCAATGATTGACTATAGCATTTCCAAACTAGGGAAAGTTGATCAGGCAGTCTCAACAGAAGTGGAAAAACAAACCCCAATGCAAAAGTATACAATAGCAGCTGGAGTGCAGAAGATGACAGATGACAAAGCTGTAGTGTGCCACAAGCAGAATTATGCATATGCTGTCTTCTATTGCCATAAATCAGAAACAACAAGGGCTTACATGGTTCCTTTAGAGGGTGCTGACGGAACAAAAGCCAAAGCAGTAGCAGTCTGCCACACAGATACATCCGCATGGAACCCTAAGCATTTGGCTTTTCAAGTCCTAAAAGTTGAACCAGGAACCATTCCTGTCTGCCATTTCCTTCCTCGGGATCACATTGTTTGGGTCCCTAAGTAA
- the LOC105768730 gene encoding BURP domain protein RD22 isoform X1, translating into MKVFSPILACLALAVVASHAALSPEQYWSYKLPNTPMPKAVKEILHPAHFGVFAELMEEKSTSVNVGGGGVNVNTGKGKPGGDTHVNVGGKGVGVNTGKPGGGTHVNVGDPFNYLYAASETQIHEDPNVALFFLEKDMHPGATMSLHFTENTEKSAFLPYQTAQKIPFSSDKLPEIFNKFSVKPGSLKAEMMKNTITECEQPAIEGEEKYCATSLESMIDYSISKLGKVDQAVSTEVEKQTPMQKYTIAAGVQKMTDDKAVVCHKQNYAYAVFYCHKSETTRAYMVPLEGADGTKAKAVAVCHTDTSAWNPKHLAFQVLKVEPGTIPVCHFLPRDHIVWVPK; encoded by the exons ATGAAGGTTTTCTCCCCAATTCTTGCTTGCCTAGCG CTTGCTGTGGTGGCAAGTCATGCTGCTCTCTCACCCGAGCAATATTGGAGCTATAAGCTGCCAAATACTCCAATGCCAAAGGCTGTCAAAGAAATTCTACATCCAG CCCATTTTGGTGTATTTGCAGAACTGATGGAGGAGAAAAGTACCTCTGTAAATGTAGGAGGTGGTGGTGTAAACGTCAATACAGGAAAAGGGAAGCCTGGGGGTGACACCCATGTGAACGTTGGAGGCAAAGGAGTTGGAGTGAACACGGGAAAGCCAGGGGGTGGCACTCATGTGAATGTTGGAGACCCTTTTAATTACCTATATGCAGCCAGTGAAACTCAAATCCATGAAGACCCGAATGTGGCTCTTTTCTTTCTGGAAAAGGATATGCACCCCGGGGCAACAATGAGCCTGCATTTCACTGAAAATACAGAGAAATCAGCTTTCTTACCTTATCAAACTGCCCAAAAAATACCGTTTTCATCTGACAAGTTGCCAGAAATTTTCAACAAGTTTTCAGTGAAACCTGGATCACTGAAGGCAGAGATGATGAAGAACACAATTACGGAGTGCGAACAGCCAGCGATTGAAGGAGAGGAAAAATATTGTGCAACCTCACTGGAGTCAATGATTGACTATAGCATTTCCAAACTAGGGAAAGTTGATCAGGCAGTCTCAACAGAAGTGGAAAAACAAACCCCAATGCAAAAGTATACAATAGCAGCTGGAGTGCAGAAGATGACAGATGACAAAGCTGTAGTGTGCCACAAGCAGAATTATGCATATGCTGTCTTCTATTGCCATAAATCAGAAACAACAAGGGCTTACATGGTTCCTTTAGAGGGTGCTGACGGAACAAAAGCCAAAGCAGTAGCAGTCTGCCACACAGATACATCCGCATGGAACCCTAAGCATTTGGCTTTTCAAGTCCTAAAAGTTGAACCAGGAACCATTCCTGTCTGCCATTTCCTTCCTCGGGATCACATTGTTTGGGTCCCTAAGTAA
- the LOC105768730 gene encoding BURP domain protein RD22 isoform X3 encodes MKVFSPILACLALAVVASHAALSPEQYWSYKLPNTPMPKAVKEILHPGGGGVNVNTGKGKPGGDTHVNVGGKGVGVNTGKPGGGTHVNVGDPFNYLYAASETQIHEDPNVALFFLEKDMHPGATMSLHFTENTEKSAFLPYQTAQKIPFSSDKLPEIFNKFSVKPGSLKAEMMKNTITECEQPAIEGEEKYCATSLESMIDYSISKLGKVDQAVSTEVEKQTPMQKYTIAAGVQKMTDDKAVVCHKQNYAYAVFYCHKSETTRAYMVPLEGADGTKAKAVAVCHTDTSAWNPKHLAFQVLKVEPGTIPVCHFLPRDHIVWVPK; translated from the exons ATGAAGGTTTTCTCCCCAATTCTTGCTTGCCTAGCG CTTGCTGTGGTGGCAAGTCATGCTGCTCTCTCACCCGAGCAATATTGGAGCTATAAGCTGCCAAATACTCCAATGCCAAAGGCTGTCAAAGAAATTCTACATCCAG GAGGTGGTGGTGTAAACGTCAATACAGGAAAAGGGAAGCCTGGGGGTGACACCCATGTGAACGTTGGAGGCAAAGGAGTTGGAGTGAACACGGGAAAGCCAGGGGGTGGCACTCATGTGAATGTTGGAGACCCTTTTAATTACCTATATGCAGCCAGTGAAACTCAAATCCATGAAGACCCGAATGTGGCTCTTTTCTTTCTGGAAAAGGATATGCACCCCGGGGCAACAATGAGCCTGCATTTCACTGAAAATACAGAGAAATCAGCTTTCTTACCTTATCAAACTGCCCAAAAAATACCGTTTTCATCTGACAAGTTGCCAGAAATTTTCAACAAGTTTTCAGTGAAACCTGGATCACTGAAGGCAGAGATGATGAAGAACACAATTACGGAGTGCGAACAGCCAGCGATTGAAGGAGAGGAAAAATATTGTGCAACCTCACTGGAGTCAATGATTGACTATAGCATTTCCAAACTAGGGAAAGTTGATCAGGCAGTCTCAACAGAAGTGGAAAAACAAACCCCAATGCAAAAGTATACAATAGCAGCTGGAGTGCAGAAGATGACAGATGACAAAGCTGTAGTGTGCCACAAGCAGAATTATGCATATGCTGTCTTCTATTGCCATAAATCAGAAACAACAAGGGCTTACATGGTTCCTTTAGAGGGTGCTGACGGAACAAAAGCCAAAGCAGTAGCAGTCTGCCACACAGATACATCCGCATGGAACCCTAAGCATTTGGCTTTTCAAGTCCTAAAAGTTGAACCAGGAACCATTCCTGTCTGCCATTTCCTTCCTCGGGATCACATTGTTTGGGTCCCTAAGTAA